The following are encoded together in the Clostridium sp. BJN0013 genome:
- a CDS encoding ABC transporter ATP-binding protein: protein MKLEVKNAVCGYGSKTVIKGISVKVKSGEILCLLGPNGVGKTTFFKTILGFLKLQGGEIILDGENINNLSRKKLAKAIGYVPQAHTPPFPFSVLDVVTMGRTAHLGAFASPSKNDIAIAEESLETLGISFLKNKIYTEISGGERQMVLIARALTQQPSILVMDEPTSNLDFGNQIRVLEQINSLVKKGLGVIMTTHFPDHTFLCSSKVALMQKNNIFTVGNVDDVVTEENLRSAYGVDVKITSTVNSQGKPIKACIPLLTN from the coding sequence ATGAAGTTAGAAGTTAAAAATGCCGTTTGCGGTTATGGCTCTAAAACTGTGATTAAAGGTATATCGGTAAAAGTAAAGTCAGGAGAAATATTATGTTTGCTTGGACCTAACGGTGTAGGTAAGACTACATTTTTTAAAACTATTTTAGGCTTTTTAAAATTACAAGGTGGAGAGATTATTTTAGATGGAGAAAATATCAATAACTTGTCTAGGAAAAAACTAGCTAAAGCTATTGGCTATGTGCCTCAAGCCCATACCCCTCCCTTCCCTTTTTCTGTACTTGATGTTGTTACCATGGGGCGTACTGCTCATTTAGGAGCTTTTGCATCACCTTCAAAAAATGATATAGCTATTGCAGAAGAATCTCTAGAAACTTTAGGAATATCATTTTTAAAGAATAAAATTTATACAGAAATCAGTGGAGGAGAACGGCAGATGGTTTTAATAGCAAGAGCGCTAACCCAGCAGCCAAGTATTCTTGTTATGGATGAGCCTACTTCTAATTTAGATTTTGGTAACCAAATCAGAGTACTTGAGCAGATCAACTCCCTGGTAAAAAAAGGCTTAGGAGTTATTATGACTACACATTTTCCTGATCATACTTTTCTCTGTTCCAGCAAAGTAGCATTGATGCAGAAAAATAATATATTTACTGTGGGCAATGTAGATGATGTGGTTACGGAAGAAAATTTAAGGTCAGCTTATGGAGTTGATGTAAAAATTACCAGTACAGTAAATAGCCAAGGTAAACCTATAAAGGCATGTATACCTTTGTTAACCAACTAA
- a CDS encoding FecCD family ABC transporter permease, producing MKSASEISAYIPNSIKKEKSQKNNIIIILSLMPVIAFILSLTLGRYGIPLSQLFDIFTGKLFNLPITWPQTVETVLFQVRIPRIIAAMMVGAALATAGATYQGLFKNPMVSPDILGASAGAGFGAAIAILMSFNIVGIQFSAFLVGLAAVILTYTIASIIGRGNNAILVLVLTGMVISTLFSSFISITKYVADPESKLPAITFWLMGGLSSVSTRDVIILIIPLILGIIPILLLRWKLNVLSFGEEEAQAMGIDTHKIRIIVIICSTLLTASSVSVSGMIGWVGLIIPHIARLLVGPNYKVLLPASMLIGSTFLLLVDDVARSAFTVEIPLGILTAIIGAPIFIYLLLKGRRGWV from the coding sequence ATGAAAAGTGCAAGTGAAATATCAGCATATATACCTAATTCAATAAAAAAAGAAAAAAGTCAAAAAAATAATATTATAATTATTCTGTCTTTAATGCCTGTAATTGCCTTCATATTGTCTCTTACTCTTGGAAGATATGGTATTCCACTTTCCCAATTATTTGATATTTTTACAGGCAAGCTTTTCAATCTTCCTATAACCTGGCCTCAAACTGTAGAAACGGTTTTATTTCAAGTTCGTATTCCTAGAATTATTGCTGCCATGATGGTGGGAGCTGCCTTAGCCACAGCAGGTGCCACATATCAAGGGTTATTCAAGAATCCCATGGTTTCTCCAGATATTTTAGGTGCCTCTGCCGGTGCAGGCTTTGGAGCTGCTATTGCTATTTTAATGTCTTTCAACATTGTAGGCATACAGTTTTCTGCCTTTTTAGTAGGACTCGCAGCTGTAATCCTTACATACACAATCGCCAGTATTATAGGCAGAGGAAATAATGCTATTTTAGTACTTGTACTTACAGGAATGGTCATTTCCACCTTGTTTTCATCTTTTATTTCCATTACTAAATATGTAGCTGATCCGGAAAGCAAATTACCGGCCATTACTTTCTGGCTTATGGGAGGCCTTTCTTCTGTCAGTACAAGAGATGTAATAATTCTAATTATTCCACTAATTTTAGGAATCATTCCCATATTGCTTTTAAGATGGAAACTCAATGTTCTCTCTTTTGGAGAAGAGGAAGCCCAGGCCATGGGAATAGACACCCATAAAATTCGTATAATAGTCATCATTTGTTCAACTTTGCTTACAGCATCATCTGTATCAGTCAGTGGGATGATAGGCTGGGTAGGACTTATTATTCCACATATTGCCAGGCTCCTAGTGGGACCTAATTATAAAGTTTTATTACCAGCATCTATGCTTATCGGAAGTACTTTTCTACTTTTAGTAGACGATGTAGCGCGCAGTGCATTTACTGTAGAAATTCCCCTTGGAATACTTACAGCCATTATAGGTGCACCTATATTTATTTATTTACTTCTAAAAGGAAGGAGAGGTTGGGTATGA
- a CDS encoding ABC transporter substrate-binding protein, translated as MIKKIRTIILGLTLIILTVSATACGSNTTAKQTTSETKKTTTEVTDMAGRKVNIPSQINKISCIHPIPSHMVWRLAPKKLASIDNQFKDRLFFIKDEEVKRLTSLPITGTFNTGDMNREQMLTIKPDIIISLKKDTNLDKEQKDYSAPVVAASKDSLLDYEESWRLIGKIVGNEKEGNELADYWHRTISQVTDKTSKIPENEKLKVYYAQPDINKTVGTKSIMASIIRDAGGINLYDTISISKADEQNESITASMEQILKFNPDVIITKTSGARDEILSSPQWEGINAVKNKRVYASLKYEMLDRIQSLMGLVWTANTLYPDKVKLDIDKEVKTFYSKVYLYDNITDAQIHEKITK; from the coding sequence ATGATCAAAAAAATAAGAACAATCATACTTGGATTAACTCTTATTATACTTACTGTTAGTGCTACTGCCTGTGGTAGTAACACTACTGCTAAACAAACAACATCGGAAACTAAAAAAACTACTACAGAAGTTACTGATATGGCTGGACGCAAAGTTAACATACCATCTCAAATTAATAAGATCAGCTGCATACATCCTATTCCTTCACATATGGTCTGGAGGTTGGCACCAAAAAAATTGGCCAGTATTGATAATCAATTTAAGGATCGACTATTTTTTATAAAGGATGAAGAAGTTAAAAGACTCACCAGTCTTCCTATAACAGGAACTTTTAACACTGGAGATATGAATAGAGAACAAATGCTTACCATAAAACCAGACATTATTATATCTTTAAAGAAAGATACAAATCTTGACAAAGAACAAAAGGATTATTCTGCTCCAGTAGTTGCAGCTTCAAAGGACAGTCTTCTAGATTATGAAGAATCTTGGAGACTTATAGGCAAAATAGTAGGAAATGAAAAGGAAGGAAATGAACTAGCGGATTACTGGCATAGGACCATTTCCCAAGTTACAGATAAAACAAGCAAAATTCCTGAAAATGAAAAACTGAAAGTGTATTACGCTCAACCTGATATAAATAAAACAGTGGGAACAAAAAGCATCATGGCCTCAATTATACGTGATGCAGGAGGAATAAACCTTTACGATACTATTTCAATATCAAAAGCAGACGAACAAAATGAAAGTATAACTGCTTCTATGGAGCAAATCCTTAAATTTAATCCAGATGTGATTATAACCAAAACCTCCGGAGCACGTGATGAAATACTTTCAAGTCCCCAGTGGGAGGGTATAAATGCTGTAAAAAATAAACGCGTTTATGCATCTTTAAAATACGAAATGTTAGATAGAATTCAGTCATTAATGGGCCTAGTATGGACAGCAAATACTCTTTATCCTGATAAAGTAAAACTGGATATTGATAAAGAGGTTAAGACTTTTTATTCAAAAGTGTATTTGTATGACAACATAACAGATGCGCAAATACATGAGAAAATTACCAAATAA
- a CDS encoding radical SAM/SPASM domain-containing protein: MKVRRHSKNYNFYGDTETGVTMRWGSSINTNPEYAPWPELADISISNHCTKGCEFCYKESTENNSFMLLDEYTYVLSSLNSKRWGNVFQVALGGGEPLEHPSFIEIIKETNKKGIVANFTTNGIHLDKTTVKYIKDKVGAVAISVATVNELNLDKIKLLTDEGIKANIHFILDNRSIYEAIDILKGNYNDLFKNINGIIFLTYKPKGRASIDKCLNMDEKFKEFTALTENNMCTARIGFDACFVPVLMKYTDVNVDYIDSCECGFFSVYIDEKLNVTPCSFANNQKFSYNLKEYTMETIWQQKYENYRKEILKNTCINHCKNKIHCRGKCIYYDKLSFCYKGPETEKQILEVY; this comes from the coding sequence ATGAAAGTAAGAAGGCATAGTAAAAATTATAACTTCTATGGAGATACAGAAACAGGAGTAACTATGCGCTGGGGAAGCTCCATTAATACTAATCCAGAATATGCACCCTGGCCTGAGCTAGCGGATATTTCAATTAGCAATCATTGTACAAAAGGATGTGAATTTTGTTATAAGGAAAGCACTGAAAATAATTCTTTTATGCTGCTGGATGAATATACTTATGTTTTGTCCTCTCTAAATAGTAAAAGGTGGGGAAATGTATTTCAAGTTGCTTTAGGTGGTGGTGAACCTTTGGAACATCCATCTTTTATAGAAATAATTAAAGAGACAAATAAAAAAGGTATTGTAGCAAATTTTACAACTAATGGAATTCACCTTGATAAAACTACAGTTAAATATATTAAAGATAAAGTAGGTGCCGTTGCAATATCAGTTGCTACAGTCAATGAATTAAATCTAGATAAAATAAAACTTCTCACAGATGAAGGCATAAAGGCAAATATACATTTTATCTTAGATAATAGGTCAATATATGAGGCTATAGATATTTTAAAAGGCAACTATAATGACTTATTTAAAAATATTAACGGTATAATTTTTTTAACTTATAAACCCAAAGGCAGAGCTTCTATAGATAAATGTTTAAATATGGATGAAAAGTTTAAGGAATTTACAGCGTTAACTGAAAATAATATGTGTACTGCCAGAATAGGTTTTGATGCCTGTTTTGTACCAGTTTTAATGAAATACACAGATGTTAATGTGGACTACATTGATTCCTGTGAATGTGGTTTTTTTTCAGTTTACATTGATGAAAAACTAAATGTAACCCCCTGTTCCTTTGCCAATAACCAAAAATTTTCATACAATTTAAAAGAATATACTATGGAAACCATATGGCAGCAAAAATACGAGAATTACAGAAAAGAAATACTAAAGAATACATGTATTAACCATTGTAAAAACAAAATACACTGCCGTGGAAAATGCATTTATTATGATAAGTTGTCCTTTTGTTATAAAGGTCCAGAAACTGAAAAACAAATTTTAGAAGTCTATTAA
- a CDS encoding spore germination protein, translated as MITEAMSFGKDNHDEVFIMYIKNIVNVNLLKEVKTRISKIIDENIENSSILQQHIEDRPYSILPSTFETERPDRVSSFLKEGHIALLIGSTPNVIIVPITFWTLFHTSEDTYQRWMYGNLLRIIRIFALFISLFLPGVYIALSTYHVDMIPTDLAIAIAAAREKLPFHIIFEILLMEMSFELMREAGVRMPSSMGATIGIVGTLILGEAAVDANIVSPILVIIIALTGLSSFAIPEMNLSFLVRIGRFVYFDSWSHCGLYGVTLLATAFLTYACAFESFGVPFFSPKSPQQPSSKDFIIRRLVFRQNKKTTKYKSKD; from the coding sequence CTGATTACAGAAGCCATGTCCTTTGGTAAAGACAATCATGATGAAGTATTCATTATGTATATAAAAAATATTGTAAATGTTAATTTGCTTAAAGAGGTTAAAACAAGAATCAGTAAAATTATTGATGAAAACATTGAAAATTCATCTATTCTTCAGCAGCATATAGAAGACAGACCTTATTCAATTTTACCGTCTACTTTTGAAACAGAACGGCCCGACAGAGTTTCTTCTTTTTTAAAGGAAGGTCATATAGCACTTTTGATTGGATCTACACCTAATGTTATCATTGTACCGATAACCTTTTGGACTTTATTCCATACTTCTGAAGACACCTATCAGAGATGGATGTATGGAAATTTATTACGTATTATAAGAATATTTGCACTTTTTATCTCCTTGTTTCTTCCTGGAGTATATATAGCGCTGTCTACTTATCATGTAGATATGATTCCTACTGATTTAGCCATTGCTATTGCTGCTGCAAGGGAAAAGCTGCCCTTTCATATAATATTTGAAATTCTATTAATGGAAATGTCTTTTGAGCTTATGCGAGAAGCAGGAGTAAGAATGCCCTCAAGTATGGGAGCTACTATTGGAATTGTTGGAACTCTAATTTTAGGTGAGGCAGCAGTAGACGCTAATATTGTTAGTCCTATATTAGTAATAATTATAGCTCTTACGGGATTATCTTCTTTTGCCATTCCGGAGATGAACTTAAGTTTTTTAGTGAGAATAGGAAGATTTGTATATTTTGATAGCTGGAGCCATTGTGGACTCTACGGAGTTACATTATTGGCCACAGCTTTTCTGACTTATGCCTGTGCTTTTGAATCCTTTGGAGTTCCATTTTTTTCACCAAAATCTCCACAGCAGCCTTCTTCTAAAGATTTTATTATAAGAAGACTGGTATTTAGGCAAAATAAAAAAACTACTAAATATAAATCTAAAGACTGA